atttacaacaaatattaaaaaaattaatatgcagaaacgttatagtgaagtgttagtaagtgaaaagtgcataatataagtgaaaaagttattcacaataagcaaattatcaatataaaagttgctaatttttcatctttaaatgcaaatatcttaaaaactataagtcagcggcaactaaatgtatatattttcgtgatctggagaacgccacctttccagtgacacccattttatccccgaaatccggggatgctaatcTAAATTTTACCCTCCGCCTTTTTTGTATTCAATATCTTCATGGGGATGTTTCTCAAATTCCATTACTTCAACTTCAAAACGAAAACGTACTTTAGAACTGGGAGACTCCTTCCGCCAAACCAAGTGACCCGACGACTCACGTCGCTCCAAACTCCATTTAGGTTCCTGAGCTGTAAagatttacaaatatttgttaacCAAGTGTCTctcaataatttcaatataaatacatagtataaaataaatataaatttgctgTCCCTACGTCCCTTTGTatgcttaaatctttaaaactacgCAACGTATTTTGATACGGTTTTCTTTAATAGATAGAGTGATTGAAGAAGAaggtttatacatacatgtatgtataataagaTTCATTAAATAGTGAagaaataatgttatttttgaGGTTTCTAATGTTTTTTCCGCCATCGaatttaatcaggaggacttcctatttccaacggtaccttcaaatcgcggcgccaaaaaaatcggaattgtgccaccGCACAGTGGTTCCATTTGTATGGAGGATAGCGACAAAAATAGTTAGAATACAGATACTGACTTGCAATATACACAGCATATTTCTGTTCATGCAAGTACGATATTCTGAAAAAATCGCAATTGTATAACGCCCACTTttcatattctacatatataattctAACGTTAAAATAcctgagcaaaaaaaaaataaaaaattcctttaCGTAATTAGTCTTCAAACAATTCTattgtagtttttaataatGCGCTTTTCTTTTTGCATGACAATTTTCGTTGACCTGTAATAAATGGATCTGAGCTCAACAATAACATATTAAGTAAATCCGTATTTGTTGCAATTCGAGAAGTTTTCCTCGTATGTTGAAGCCTATACCTCTTAATATCCTTGTTTTTGGCTTCCGCAGCTTCCTCTGATAGTTCTCCAATGGATATTATTGCACTTTCGATGACTTCGGAACCATGCACTAGGATCTTGTGAACTGAAGGTGGAAGATAGAACCAAGGGTACTTCTCTACAAGCCCTTTAGCAGTTTCAAGTGCGAATTGCTTAAATTTGTCCGCGTTTATTTTATATCCTGATGACATAGCTTGCAGTAACGCTGCACATCTTAGTATGAGCTCTTCGTCAACGCCCGTTATTTGAGAAGCCAAACCAGCATTATTAAAAAAGCGTCTAGCCGTATTGCCATCGTTTGACGTCCCACTACCTCCTGTTTTTGGCATGTCCACTATTAAACCCATTTCTGATCTAAACTTATTTctaacttgaatttttttttccatgaaTTGAGTTTTATCTTCTGCCGACCTAATTTGCCATTTCTTGATATCTAGTCTATACGATACatgaatgaaatattcaaaaaatcgaatatatGAATGTAAAGGTGATAAACCAAACTCATAATGTTCTTTGTGGACGGCTTTTTGTAGACATTTATCTATATCGTTCATCTCTTTTGATTTGGCTTGGCATATGTAACACTTAGCAGATGATGTTTGACTTAGTGCATTGCATACTTTTCCATCAACCATAGTCAGTTGCAATTTGTGTTCGACGTTTATTTTCTGTCCAGATCTTAAATATTCTGTGCACTTCAACATATCAGCAGTTGGGCGACCACGTTTACTCGCTTttacttcttctttttcagaTGGCAAAGATAGAGTTTCGAGACTTAAGGTAACAACCTCTTTGTAAGAGAGCCAATCCGAGTAGTTTCTTAACACGTCTGACTTTACGCGATGGTTTTGTTTCCACATCACCCCAATGCgtctgcataaatattttacacatttcaGTATATCATCAAACGGGTGTTCGTCACCTTCAAAACCTGTTTTTCTGACTATATCTTCAAAAACTTCCTGACCTTTcgtcgtatttgatccatttttggagcaccaaatttcaaaaatataggaGCGAGAAAATATGCATTGATGAGACGTTCCTacgataagaaatttaaaaaataaagagagtgagacaacaacaactaattctACATTTGTTTATTGACATTACTTGCAAAAACCAATGCAATAacacgcaaaaaaaaacaaaaaaaaaaaaaaaaaaaaaaaaaaagttaggtTAGTTTAATGAACTTTATTTAGAAACCTGCAAATCCCTGCACATgaacttaatattattttaaactatatacttgtatcaaCATTTACACACTAATCCGGTCATTGCATTCGGTTGACAAAGTTACTAAATCTCCAAATACATTTaacaaagaacaacaaaactgaatcaaaaagacacttcattaaaatttgttattctaaaaacaacagcacaatttaaaaacttgtaattactgaaaaataatactattaccatttactttaatttccattttcagtatttttatttgcacacttttttaaattaaatttttgcagttGAATGTACCCGTtgctttcgcttttatttttatcaactaTTTACTTCTGTGCAAGGCCGTACATTTGTTGCCTTCACTGAAGAAGTTCCGTtagaaataatcaaaacaaactcAAAATACATAACTTTGATGGCATAGGCAACTATTTATTTAGCTACAAGCCCAGTATATAAAcatagacttttttatttttgtcgtaTGGGAGGAACCACCGTGCAccgctggaatctagtactacagataaccatattccGGGCCACAGCGagtcgatcagcttcaacccatttgggaatgtttcatcatggaagcTGAATATACCGAACGTTGTggcaaagataccttctttactcACCCCGGCgctaaaatcgccaagcacgattgcCGCAGGACAGatattggatatgtcggggtctattctatATAAGTATTAGTTTAATCtactacagtatccagaacgaagctgcgcaagggtcactctcgtctctcgcggcaactcgagctctccGTCTGCAATGGGTtttggtttgactccaagtccATCGCATTTCGTAGACagtggtgatgtcagcctttactttaaCGAGGACATCAGCCAGCTGGCcagcggcaccttctcaattaagaTACCGCATATTTCAGGTGCATGACCTTAATTCGCAATCTTTAACgcgtttgctgtggtcgtcatcaaaaggggagtttctcttccgaggctgttgtttcatttgttcgccttctcacttaagctcgccttcaaacggatgttttaggctacccagaagatacttggtctaagaccgaaatTCATGAGCTGCTTATgccattcaaaaaaaaatcgtttctggccactcccaagtgaatggcaatcagaagactttcctcacttacgtgaacttctacacatgactctatcCTTCATTATCCTGTACTTAAACTAATTGTGCAATTAAACGAATATAGATTAATTGATTCCCCGGTTAATTGCACTAAAATTAGGCaatttctgaagaaaaattATCCGGGGGATATtgaatatacatttattattgCTTAAACTTACATACGGTgtatagaaaatttgtaaaagtgtttatgtacatatatattttgtaaaagtataaatcaaaatattttaattattaagtcTAAATACACGCACATTATGAATATGTATGCTAATATAGCGGAAAGCTAAACAAACAAACTAAACTAAAATAAGTAATTGTAATATTATACTCATGGAGTTTTTTTTATGAGTTCTTTTTGTAAAGGGTGTCCCAAAATTTacgctaaatttaaatttgccgccatttatATAGTAAAGTGTTGATAacccttaaaaaatatatcaataactGATAGTTTAGTAAAATGGAGCATTACACTTAAAACGAGTCTTCAAAAACAAGTAAGTTCATTATTCGACGAAATCGTGAATgaattacaatcaaatttggtatttttgatattatattatagGTCATTTAGTTTAATAACTATATTTTACTTTCCGTCAGCGAAAGGATACGGAGTGTTTCCACCCGATTTTATCCAATTTAGGCGCTCTCTGCGCTTGATAGGAGAAAAATGTAATAGCGCATTGAATGGaaacttgaaataaaaacatgtgcaaatttaattttaatgataaaatgatttattttcaatgacaaaaaaagataagttcaaataaattatatctaGTTATCCAATCATACCATATCTAATCTACCCAACAAATTAATTAtcgtaaaacaaaatattggtaGATTAACTTACAAAACATTGAACATTACAAATGAAAGTCAGCCGCTTTGAAAACTAGagtaatatatataaacttgACAAAAGTTCGAATGAATATACTCTtacagaaaattatattaagaaaacGATACCATCAGCAACCATTACTTGATTATCTTCAGTCATTTGATGCATGGCAGCTTCAATTTCAGAACTTGAGAATTGTTCagaattattttcattgatagCGTTTGTAATTCGTTCTAGAGATAAACTCTGTTCCCTAGCCTCCCGGAACAATCGTTGCAAACTATGTTTGAATATGCTCAATCTTGTATCTGATATAAATGGAGTTATATCTTCACTTGTATGAAGTGTACTTTGTTCGTGCCGTTGAGTGGCCGCACCAACAGCTGCTGTAACCTTTCGACCCGTATTATTTGACTTTCTTGTTTCACGCCGTGTTAAATCACCTGCATCCGGTTGAGGTGCTTCAATTTCTTCATCAGTATCATATGCAGCACTTTCCGTTTCCGCTTGTAATGTTTCTGTGCGAGTACGTTTACTTTTCCTGGTTGGTGATTTCTGGTTTTCATCCTCATCAGTTGATGCTTCCCCACGTCGTCGTTTGttacctttttctttttctaagaCTTTCTTAAAATATGCAAACTGCACCAATTCTATTGCACTCTGTGCGTCATCTGCGGTTACAGTTTTTGACAATCTAGCTCGAGCATGTGCTGTGGCAAGTCGTATAAGAGTTTCTAATGTTCGAGCTGTAACTGGTTGAGTACGAGCAACATCGGATTGCACATTTTCTTGAGAGCGCAAGGATGAATACTCCGTCGCAATAACTTCACAAGCTTGTTCGCTTAATTTTGGCTTCATGCATTTTgcaatatgaatatatttacgCATAAAATCGAcagacaaaattttttcttgccGCTTTCTCGACTTACCATGAAGCAATGggtcatatttttcaaagatttctatttcttttttctgtgaattgtagaaaaattaatatattttttcttatatacgaAAATATGTGCTACCTCATCAGAATTTGCAGTGAATGATAAGGAATCTGCATACGAGCTACCCATTGAAAGAGGTTCACCATCTGTTTCCTTTGGATTACTGaaatacacaaaattaaattaatcaaaaacaaaacaatgtctAAAATATGTTACCGGTAACGGTGCATACGCACAACATGATCCGAAATCATTTGGTCAATATCGCTATCAATTACGTCCAACATTACGAATAGTAAATCAAAACGAGAAAGAAGCGAATCTTGAAGGCCAATATTTTCCATTGGAGTTTTATATTGatcatactaaaaatatttttttttttaacattggttgcaaagatttttatttttacactattACCCTTCCATAGACTGGATTTGCGGCCGCTAGTACTGAGCAGCGTGCATTTAAAGATGCATGTATTCCAGCTTTTGAAATTGTAACACGTCCTTGTTCCATGACTTCGTGAATTGCGGTACGATCAATGTCACTCATTTTGTCAAATTCGTCAATACAAACAACACCCCTATCGGCTAAAACCATTGCACCTGCTTCTAATCTGCGCTCACCAGTTTCTTGATCAGTCGTAACAGCTGCCGTTAAACCTACTCCACTTGAACCTCGACCTGTGGTTGGTATTGCCCTTGGCGCTGTATTTAACACATACCTCAATAATTGGGATTTCGCTACACTGGGATCTCCAATAAGAAGGACATTGATGTCCCCTCGCAACCGAGTACCATTCGGTAAAACCTTTTCTACTCCTCCTAATAAGAGGCATAAAATTGCTCTCTTAACGAAAGAATGTCCATGAATAGAAGGAGCCAAACTCTTAGccaacaaatcaaaaatatcattatttttggcCAATTTTTTGCATAAGATGATGTCTTCACGGCAAATAAGCATGTTACTATCTTTGCTTAAGAGTGAAATATTGTTTGCTAGCAAGACAGTACGGAATGTGCCAGAAGTATATCCTCCAAACTTTCCTGGCAGACAGCGATAACTTCCCACTATCTGAACACGATCACCAGGTTTGCATCGATCAACCATATCGTCATCACATATAATATCAACCGATCTAGGTAATTGACCTGCTGGTGCTTTTTCAGGCATTTCTTGTATCGTAACAGTTTGATGATCTTTATATACCGATAGCCCAAACTCAGTTTCTAACAAATTTCCCTCATCATCTTTTGTGGGATAGACAGCGCTGGAGGGAACTGCTTCAAATGAAGTTAAATCTGTATATTTCCTTTCCATAACTTTTTTCGTTGCTGGACAGTAGTGAATACTGCGGACCACTTTCGGATGTATTAAAGAAACCTTTGTGACAATACCTTCAACACAAACTAAATTCCCCAAATAGCTAAAATGAAacttatcaatttttttgcctaaaataatagaaaatctTACATTGAAGTTAAGGAACGGGGAGTAACATGCCGATTCCCAAAACAGccttcaaatccaacaaaaaagtCTTCATGTTGTTTTGCATAGGTAGGATCCACCGTTGCAACGTATTCCTTCAGAGCTCTTCCAAACGCTAATTGCTCATCACATGCATTTGATAGAAGCCCCTGAGCTCGTTGAGGATTTTTGCGTTTCAGATCACTTATGTTAACGATTAGTCGCCGCCCCTTCTCAGCAATCATATCCTTAATAAGTCCCGAATAAATTCCTTGGTCCTCTTCATCATCTAAAAAATCTACATATTCTCGCTGTATGTCCCTAATATAATGTTCAGCATCCGCCATAATTATTGgtataaatgaaaactttgaGTTAAATAAATCAATACCACACCAACGTTCTTCAAAACATATGCCAAGCTCCCGCGCTTTAAATTTTACGATTATTGTGTTACCAGattatacaatataataattgcCACATTATTACTTGCGCGACTGATTTCTACAcgatcaatatatgtacatcatgcaagtatttattcaaaatagcggCTTTTCAGAAAAGTATTATAAAATTGTACTTAAACAATAAACAGGGTACATTCGGTTATAAtcaagacttttttgttttaataaaaaa
Above is a genomic segment from Bactrocera neohumeralis isolate Rockhampton unplaced genomic scaffold, APGP_CSIRO_Bneo_wtdbg2-racon-allhic-juicebox.fasta_v2 cluster09, whole genome shotgun sequence containing:
- the LOC126763916 gene encoding uncharacterized protein LOC126763916; the protein is MWKQNHRVKSDVLRNYSDWLSYKEVVTLSLETLSLPSEKEEVKASKRGRPTADMLKCTEYLRSGQKINVEHKLQLTMVDGKVCNALSQTSSAKCYICQAKSKEMNDIDKCLQKAVHKEHYEFGLSPLHSYIRFFEYFIHVSYRLDIKKWQIRSAEDKTQFMEKKIQVRNKFRSEMGLIVDMPKTGGSGTSNDGNTARRFFNNAGLASQITGVDEELILRCAALLQAMSSGYKINADKFKQFALETAKGLVEKYPWFYLPPSVHKILVHGSEVIESAIISIGELSEEAAEAKNKDIKSSGT
- the LOC126763885 gene encoding DNA replication licensing factor Mcm3; its protein translation is MADAEHYIRDIQREYVDFLDDEEDQGIYSGLIKDMIAEKGRRLIVNISDLKRKNPQRAQGLLSNACDEQLAFGRALKEYVATVDPTYAKQHEDFFVGFEGCFGNRHVTPRSLTSIYLGNLVCVEGIVTKVSLIHPKVVRSIHYCPATKKVMERKYTDLTSFEAVPSSAVYPTKDDEGNLLETEFGLSVYKDHQTVTIQEMPEKAPAGQLPRSVDIICDDDMVDRCKPGDRVQIVGSYRCLPGKFGGYTSGTFRTVLLANNISLLSKDSNMLICREDIILCKKLAKNNDIFDLLAKSLAPSIHGHSFVKRAILCLLLGGVEKVLPNGTRLRGDINVLLIGDPSVAKSQLLRYVLNTAPRAIPTTGRGSSGVGLTAAVTTDQETGERRLEAGAMVLADRGVVCIDEFDKMSDIDRTAIHEVMEQGRVTISKAGIHASLNARCSVLAAANPVYGRYDQYKTPMENIGLQDSLLSRFDLLFVMLDVIDSDIDQMISDHVVRMHRYRNPKETDGEPLSMGSSYADSLSFTANSDEKKEIEIFEKYDPLLHGKSRKRQEKILSVDFMRKYIHIAKCMKPKLSEQACEVIATEYSSLRSQENVQSDVARTQPVTARTLETLIRLATAHARARLSKTVTADDAQSAIELVQFAYFKKVLEKEKGNKRRRGEASTDEDENQKSPTRKSKRTRTETLQAETESAAYDTDEEIEAPQPDAGDLTRRETRKSNNTGRKVTAAVGAATQRHEQSTLHTSEDITPFISDTRLSIFKHSLQRLFREAREQSLSLERITNAINENNSEQFSSSEIEAAMHQMTEDNQVMVADGIVFLI